Proteins found in one Methylobacter sp. S3L5C genomic segment:
- the leuD gene encoding 3-isopropylmalate dehydratase small subunit, whose product MEPYKKHESIAALMDRSNVDTDQIIPKQFLKRVERSGFGVHLFHDWRFNDDGSDNAEFELNKPAFKGAKILVAGDNFGCGSSREHAPWAIADYGFNTIISTSYADIFYNNCFKNGILAIKVNKEQLDKLMAEISANEGVRFVVDLESQQVITPAGNGFTFDIDPFRKSNLLSGLDDIGLTLKHVDKITEYEKHHKETYPWLWA is encoded by the coding sequence ATGGAACCGTATAAAAAACATGAAAGTATTGCTGCTTTGATGGATCGTAGCAATGTTGATACTGATCAGATTATTCCCAAGCAGTTTCTAAAAAGAGTTGAACGAAGTGGCTTTGGCGTGCATTTATTTCACGACTGGCGTTTTAATGATGACGGCTCGGATAACGCTGAGTTTGAACTAAACAAGCCTGCATTTAAAGGAGCCAAAATTCTGGTTGCTGGCGATAATTTTGGTTGTGGTTCTTCTCGTGAACATGCGCCATGGGCAATTGCAGATTATGGTTTTAACACCATTATTTCTACCAGCTATGCCGATATTTTTTATAATAATTGTTTTAAAAACGGCATCCTGGCGATAAAGGTTAACAAAGAGCAACTAGACAAATTAATGGCAGAGATTAGTGCCAATGAAGGTGTGCGCTTTGTGGTTGATTTGGAAAGCCAGCAAGTTATCACGCCGGCGGGTAATGGTTTTACCTTTGACATAGACCCGTTTCGTAAAAGCAATTTATTAAGCGGTTTGGATGATATAGGCTTGACCTTGAAGCATGTCGACAAGATCACCGAGTATGAAAAACATCATAAGGAAACTTATCCCTGGTTGTGGGCTTAA
- a CDS encoding DUF2058 domain-containing protein, with the protein MSKQKLSLQEQLLKSGLVSSAHAKSAKSDKRKQTQHQRQNNVTVVDEAKELVKKAQAEKVERDRELNQLIKQQEEQKHLIAQVKQLIELNRLPKDADGIAYHFNDKNKVKTLYVSETMRDQIIRGKLAVVKWGASYEVVSSEVAKKISLRDAGSVIVHNEPIASTIDNNDDPYAGYQIPDDLMW; encoded by the coding sequence ATGAGTAAACAAAAGCTATCGTTACAGGAACAATTACTAAAATCCGGTTTGGTGAGTTCCGCTCACGCTAAAAGTGCTAAATCCGATAAACGAAAACAAACTCAGCATCAGCGTCAGAATAATGTAACTGTGGTTGATGAAGCCAAAGAGCTGGTTAAAAAAGCACAGGCAGAAAAAGTCGAAAGAGACCGCGAACTTAATCAGTTAATCAAGCAGCAAGAAGAGCAAAAACACCTGATTGCACAAGTTAAACAATTGATTGAATTAAACCGATTGCCTAAAGACGCTGATGGCATAGCTTATCATTTTAATGATAAGAATAAGGTAAAGACATTATATGTCTCTGAAACCATGCGGGATCAAATTATTCGTGGCAAACTGGCTGTAGTAAAGTGGGGAGCAAGTTATGAAGTGGTTTCGTCTGAGGTAGCAAAAAAAATAAGCTTACGTGATGCAGGTAGTGTTATTGTTCATAATGAGCCAATCGCCAGTACCATTGATAATAATGACGATCCTTATGCGGGCTATCAAATCCCGGATGATTTGATGTGGTAA
- the polA gene encoding DNA polymerase I — MSQQTQKRLILIDGSSFLFRAYHAIPPLTNPLGEPTNAVYGVSNMLRKLIADYQSDYITVVFDAPGKTFRNDLYDQYKAHRPPMPDDLRVQIEPLHHLIRAMGLPLIMEPDVEADDVLGALAQYAEGQGFDVIISTGDKDMAQLVTDHIILENTMSNTRMDIQGVIDKFGVKPEQIIDYLALMGDSSDNIPGIPKVGPKTAAKWLEQYETLENLVANADKITGKIGESLRASLHQLPLAKQLTTIKCDLNLPYDMEDLKRNPINTAELKQMLAELGFLSWFKMLDNQVETIVVKEEAKPALIESSYEIILTHQQFDQWFEQLENAQLFAFDTETTSLDYSKAEIVGVSFSVTAGKAAYIPLAHNYAGAPDQLNRTEILEKLRPLLENPNKAKLGQNLKYDAHVLANHGITLRGIAHDTMLESYVLNSTATKHNMDDLAKEYLGLTTIHYEEVAGKGAKQIPFQEVTIEQAAPYAAEDADITLQLHQVLMAKLQQHPALLTLYSEIEVPLISVLARIESNGVLIDTAMLSQQSLELASHIVAIEQMAHDLAGHTFNLGSPKQIQEILYDQLKIPVLKKTPKGQPSTAESVLQELAIDYPLPKLILDHRSLSKLKSTYTDKLPQQVDDKTGRVHTSYHQAVAATGRLSSSNPNLQNIPIRSEEGRKIRQAFIAPQGYKIVAADYSQIELRIMAHLSADAGLLKAFSAGEDVHKATASEVFGVAVDQVTTDLRRSAKAINFGLIYGMSSFGLAQQLGLSRSQAQSYIDLYFTRYPGVKNYMDRIRDQAREQGYVETLFGRRLYLPEIKSRNAARRQYAERTAINAPMQGTAADIIKRAMIGTDQWLLKEKPDAKMIMQVHDELVFEVAEDQIECYSAMIRNIMSSAADLSVPLIVDIGVGNNWDEAH; from the coding sequence ATGTCACAACAAACACAAAAACGCCTGATTCTGATTGACGGCTCCTCTTTTTTATTTCGTGCTTATCATGCAATTCCACCCTTAACCAATCCTCTGGGCGAACCTACCAACGCCGTTTACGGCGTGTCCAACATGCTGCGGAAACTGATAGCCGACTATCAAAGTGACTACATCACCGTGGTTTTTGATGCGCCAGGTAAAACCTTTCGCAATGATCTTTATGACCAATATAAAGCTCACCGGCCGCCGATGCCTGACGATTTGCGCGTACAAATTGAACCCTTGCACCACTTGATTCGGGCTATGGGTTTACCCTTGATTATGGAACCTGATGTTGAAGCCGACGATGTTCTCGGTGCCTTGGCGCAATATGCGGAAGGGCAAGGTTTTGATGTCATTATTTCTACTGGCGATAAAGACATGGCACAACTAGTCACCGACCATATTATCCTGGAAAATACCATGTCCAACACGCGCATGGATATTCAGGGTGTTATCGACAAGTTTGGTGTCAAACCGGAACAGATTATTGATTATCTGGCATTAATGGGCGATAGCAGCGACAATATTCCCGGCATACCCAAAGTGGGTCCAAAAACGGCGGCAAAGTGGCTGGAACAGTACGAAACCCTGGAAAATCTGGTCGCTAATGCCGATAAAATTACCGGTAAAATTGGTGAAAGCTTGCGTGCCAGCCTGCATCAGCTGCCGTTGGCCAAACAACTGACAACCATCAAATGTGATCTTAATTTACCTTATGACATGGAGGATTTAAAACGTAACCCTATAAATACGGCCGAACTAAAACAAATGTTAGCCGAACTGGGATTTTTATCGTGGTTTAAAATGCTCGATAACCAGGTAGAAACCATCGTTGTTAAAGAAGAAGCTAAACCGGCTCTTATCGAATCCAGTTATGAAATCATACTGACCCATCAGCAGTTTGATCAATGGTTTGAACAACTCGAAAATGCACAACTGTTTGCTTTTGACACCGAAACCACCAGCCTTGATTACAGTAAAGCAGAGATAGTCGGCGTTTCCTTTTCGGTAACTGCTGGTAAAGCCGCTTATATCCCGTTAGCCCATAATTATGCGGGTGCACCTGACCAGCTAAATCGTACTGAAATACTGGAAAAACTCCGTCCACTACTTGAAAACCCTAATAAAGCCAAGTTGGGGCAAAATCTTAAATATGACGCGCATGTACTTGCCAATCACGGCATAACCCTGCGAGGCATCGCTCATGACACCATGCTGGAATCTTATGTCTTAAACAGCACGGCAACCAAACATAATATGGATGATCTTGCCAAAGAATATTTAGGATTGACGACTATTCATTATGAAGAGGTTGCCGGCAAGGGCGCGAAACAAATCCCGTTTCAGGAAGTAACCATCGAACAAGCCGCTCCATATGCCGCTGAAGATGCGGATATTACTTTGCAACTGCATCAAGTTCTGATGGCCAAGCTGCAACAACACCCAGCCCTGCTGACCTTATATTCGGAAATAGAAGTCCCGCTGATCAGTGTGCTTGCGCGTATTGAAAGCAATGGCGTACTGATTGATACGGCCATGCTGTCTCAGCAAAGTCTGGAACTGGCCAGTCATATTGTCGCTATTGAACAAATGGCTCATGACCTCGCAGGACATACTTTCAATTTAGGTTCACCAAAACAAATTCAGGAAATTCTTTACGACCAGCTAAAAATACCTGTTTTAAAGAAAACACCTAAAGGCCAACCCTCAACTGCAGAGTCGGTACTACAGGAACTGGCGATTGATTATCCATTGCCCAAGCTGATTCTGGATCACCGTAGCTTAAGCAAATTAAAATCGACTTATACCGACAAACTGCCACAACAAGTTGATGATAAAACCGGTCGTGTACACACGTCGTATCATCAAGCGGTAGCCGCTACCGGCAGACTATCGTCTTCCAATCCCAACTTGCAGAACATCCCCATCCGCAGCGAAGAAGGCCGCAAAATACGACAAGCGTTTATTGCACCGCAAGGCTATAAAATCGTGGCCGCTGATTATTCGCAAATTGAATTACGGATTATGGCACATTTATCTGCTGATGCCGGCTTGCTAAAAGCCTTTAGCGCTGGCGAGGATGTTCACAAGGCAACAGCATCAGAAGTATTTGGTGTAGCTGTTGATCAAGTGACCACTGATTTGCGCCGTTCCGCAAAAGCGATTAACTTCGGACTGATTTACGGCATGTCTTCTTTTGGTCTGGCGCAACAACTGGGTTTGTCACGTAGTCAGGCGCAATCGTATATAGACTTGTATTTTACCCGTTATCCGGGCGTTAAAAATTATATGGACCGTATCAGGGATCAAGCCCGTGAACAGGGCTATGTGGAAACCTTATTTGGTCGCCGCTTATATTTACCCGAAATAAAATCACGTAATGCAGCGCGCCGCCAATATGCTGAACGCACTGCTATTAATGCACCCATGCAAGGCACTGCTGCCGATATTATTAAACGCGCCATGATTGGTACTGATCAGTGGTTACTTAAAGAGAAACCGGATGCAAAAATGATTATGCAAGTTCACGATGAACTGGTATTTGAAGTGGCAGAAGATCAAATAGAATGCTATAGCGCCATGATTAGAAATATTATGAGTTCAGCCGCTGATTTAAGTGTACCGCTGATTGTTGATATAGGAGTGGGTAATAACTGGGACGAAGCGCATTAA
- the yihA gene encoding ribosome biogenesis GTP-binding protein YihA/YsxC, whose product MNPVYHQAKFINSSPDLKDTPEDQGREVAFAGRSNAGKSSAINTLTRQHGLARISKTPGRTQMLNFFEINATERFVDLPGYGYAKVPIAVKKKWHELMEKYLTQRKSLCGIVLVMDVRHPLTEFDWQMIEWCQHTGLPLHILLTKADKLNYGAAKNTLMQVQKELGDINFPLTIQLFSSLKKTGIDEVHKAIDLFFMPVDEFELEPQLEGEGE is encoded by the coding sequence ATGAACCCGGTTTATCACCAAGCAAAATTTATTAACAGTTCACCTGATCTTAAAGACACACCTGAAGATCAGGGCAGGGAAGTGGCCTTCGCAGGGCGCTCAAATGCAGGCAAATCGAGTGCAATTAATACGCTGACCAGGCAACATGGTTTAGCCAGAATTAGTAAAACTCCGGGCAGAACCCAAATGCTCAATTTTTTTGAAATTAATGCAACGGAGCGATTTGTTGATTTACCAGGCTATGGTTATGCCAAAGTCCCTATAGCGGTCAAGAAAAAGTGGCATGAGTTAATGGAAAAATATTTAACCCAGCGCAAGTCCTTGTGTGGAATCGTATTAGTCATGGATGTACGTCATCCTTTAACTGAATTTGATTGGCAGATGATTGAATGGTGTCAGCACACCGGTTTACCTTTACATATATTGTTGACCAAAGCTGATAAATTAAATTATGGAGCTGCAAAAAATACTTTAATGCAGGTCCAAAAAGAACTGGGTGATATTAACTTTCCATTGACGATACAGTTGTTTTCATCGTTGAAAAAAACGGGTATTGATGAAGTGCATAAAGCCATTGATCTTTTTTTTATGCCGGTTGATGAGTTTGAATTAGAGCCACAATTGGAAGGCGAAGGGGAATAA
- a CDS encoding thiol:disulfide interchange protein DsbA/DsbL: MLKKITQSVLLVLLLSSSFLLKAEPAVGYETLSPAQPTQNPDKIEVIEFFWYGCPHCYSFEPLLEKWAKNLPKNVEFIRQPAAFNELWSKHAKAYYTAEALGIVDKVHGDFFDAVQNKKETLDTEEALAKFFAAHGVSESQFKEAYNSFVVDAKMRQAPLMAARYGITGVPAVIINGKYKTNGTLAGSHEKMIEIINHLIKQESAKK; encoded by the coding sequence ATGCTTAAAAAAATTACTCAATCTGTTCTGTTAGTCTTGTTACTTTCCAGCTCTTTTCTGTTAAAAGCTGAACCTGCAGTAGGCTATGAAACACTTTCACCGGCTCAACCCACACAAAACCCGGACAAAATTGAAGTCATTGAATTCTTCTGGTACGGCTGCCCGCATTGCTACAGCTTTGAACCTTTACTTGAAAAATGGGCAAAAAATCTGCCTAAAAATGTTGAATTTATCCGTCAGCCTGCTGCATTTAATGAACTTTGGAGTAAACATGCCAAAGCTTATTACACCGCTGAAGCCTTAGGAATTGTTGATAAAGTTCATGGTGATTTTTTTGATGCTGTGCAAAACAAAAAAGAAACTCTCGATACTGAAGAAGCATTGGCCAAATTTTTTGCAGCACATGGTGTTAGCGAAAGCCAATTTAAAGAAGCTTATAATTCCTTTGTCGTCGATGCCAAAATGCGTCAGGCACCTCTCATGGCGGCTCGTTACGGTATAACCGGAGTTCCTGCCGTTATTATTAATGGCAAATACAAAACCAATGGCACTTTGGCCGGATCTCATGAAAAGATGATTGAAATTATCAATCATCTGATTAAGCAGGAAAGCGCTAAAAAATAA
- the leuC gene encoding 3-isopropylmalate dehydratase large subunit gives MKKTMYEKILDSHLVVDEAGQAPLIYVDRHLMHEVTSPQAFEGLRLSGRKVRNPHSILATMDHCVPTKNRDLPIADPIARKQIETMAENCRENGLNLYDMKNPNNGVIHVVVPEHGFVHPGMVVVCGDSHTATHGAFGALAFGIGTSEVEHVMATQTLPQKKSKTMQVVVNGELSKYASAKDIALAITGKIGTAGGTGYVIEYTGSAIKALSMEGRMTLCNMAIEAGARAGLVAPDEKTYEYLKGREFAPYGQHWDQALAYWKTLPSDEGAVFDATVTLDAADIAPQVSWGTSPEQVVGVDGVVPAPESFDDEIKRKACEGALAYMGLTPNTKITDIPVDLVFIGSCTNGRIEDFRIAAQIAKGTKVAKGVTAIAVPGSYHVKQQAEEEGLDKIFIDAGWEWRDPGCSMCLAMNGDELTKGQRSASTSNRNFEGRQGKGGRTHLVSPAMAAAAAAAGHFVDIRNL, from the coding sequence ATGAAAAAGACCATGTACGAAAAGATTTTGGACAGCCATCTTGTCGTTGACGAGGCTGGACAGGCTCCTTTGATTTATGTTGATCGCCATCTTATGCATGAGGTAACCAGTCCTCAGGCTTTTGAAGGATTGAGATTGTCTGGACGGAAAGTACGCAATCCACATAGCATATTGGCTACAATGGATCATTGTGTGCCTACCAAAAATCGTGATCTGCCTATTGCTGATCCGATAGCGCGGAAACAAATCGAAACCATGGCTGAAAATTGTCGTGAAAACGGTTTGAATCTATATGATATGAAAAATCCAAATAACGGCGTAATTCATGTCGTGGTGCCTGAGCATGGTTTTGTTCATCCGGGTATGGTCGTTGTTTGTGGTGATAGCCACACGGCAACTCATGGTGCCTTTGGTGCACTTGCGTTTGGCATAGGTACATCCGAAGTAGAGCATGTGATGGCTACCCAGACGTTGCCACAGAAAAAATCCAAAACCATGCAGGTGGTAGTTAATGGTGAATTATCCAAATATGCTTCCGCAAAAGATATTGCCTTGGCAATTACCGGAAAAATTGGCACGGCAGGCGGTACCGGTTATGTAATTGAATATACCGGTTCGGCAATTAAGGCACTTTCAATGGAAGGCCGGATGACTTTGTGTAATATGGCTATTGAAGCAGGAGCCAGAGCCGGACTAGTCGCGCCTGATGAAAAAACCTACGAGTATCTCAAAGGCCGTGAATTTGCACCCTACGGTCAGCATTGGGATCAGGCATTGGCTTATTGGAAGACTCTTCCGAGCGATGAGGGTGCGGTATTTGATGCAACTGTCACGCTTGATGCTGCCGACATTGCTCCTCAAGTTTCCTGGGGAACCTCTCCCGAACAGGTTGTTGGAGTTGATGGTGTTGTTCCTGCTCCAGAAAGCTTTGATGATGAAATAAAACGCAAAGCGTGTGAAGGTGCATTGGCTTATATGGGCTTGACACCAAATACCAAAATTACTGATATTCCTGTTGATCTTGTTTTTATTGGTTCTTGTACCAATGGACGTATCGAAGACTTTAGAATTGCTGCACAAATAGCAAAAGGTACAAAAGTAGCCAAGGGCGTCACGGCGATTGCTGTGCCAGGTTCCTATCATGTGAAACAGCAGGCTGAAGAAGAAGGTTTGGACAAGATTTTTATTGATGCCGGTTGGGAATGGCGTGATCCGGGTTGTTCCATGTGTCTGGCGATGAATGGTGATGAACTGACCAAGGGCCAGCGTAGTGCATCGACTTCAAACCGTAATTTTGAAGGACGCCAAGGTAAAGGTGGGCGTACGCACCTTGTTTCACCTGCAATGGCAGCTGCAGCTGCAGCTGCTGGTCATTTTGTCGATATTCGCAACCTTTAA
- a CDS encoding uracil-DNA glycosylase family protein yields the protein MDSWKFTPYDINQWNKAEERILFVASEPNGDKPNSGILDMGDWFRTAAPKNKYHKNKPFFRRCEIMLNGINDKNIGNIFDNFRFMALNPIQGDPTPGSNTVSDYVTNNMNEVIKYFNSTDKKFGLAPNIIVLLGNTAQSVFIGCIRKQLINDKSLKWIAMPHPSAQIAYDGLEMASKKIREHLKPINEDAEKWVYQLDNFDDWRSI from the coding sequence ATGGATAGCTGGAAATTTACACCTTATGATATTAATCAATGGAATAAGGCAGAGGAAAGAATACTTTTTGTTGCATCTGAACCCAATGGAGATAAACCCAATAGCGGAATTTTAGATATGGGAGATTGGTTTAGAACTGCGGCACCAAAAAATAAGTATCACAAGAATAAACCGTTTTTTAGACGATGTGAAATCATGCTAAACGGTATAAATGATAAAAATATAGGCAATATATTTGATAATTTCAGATTTATGGCTTTGAACCCAATTCAGGGTGACCCGACGCCAGGTTCAAATACTGTTTCGGATTATGTCACAAACAATATGAATGAGGTAATCAAGTACTTTAATTCTACTGATAAGAAATTTGGCTTGGCTCCTAATATCATCGTATTACTTGGTAATACAGCACAATCAGTATTTATTGGTTGTATCAGAAAACAGCTGATAAATGATAAGTCTTTAAAGTGGATAGCCATGCCACACCCATCAGCGCAAATAGCATATGATGGCTTGGAAATGGCGAGTAAAAAAATCAGGGAACATCTTAAGCCAATTAATGAAGACGCTGAAAAGTGGGTTTATCAGTTGGATAATTTTGATGACTGGAGAAGTATTTAA
- a CDS encoding cytochrome c, whose amino-acid sequence MKKKLLALSLALAFTSTSGILHAESSISAGKEKAAACVSCHGDNGNSMVSTFPKLAQQHSSYLIKQLQAFKTGTRKNPMMSAIAMGLTDEDMINIAAYYAIQKVSANELPILDDEDDDEKPATAEGEKKADANATIDTIIAQGSDLYRNGDLTREVSACIACHGPFGEGNKPAAFPLLKSQHADYLIKTLTDFKSGARSNNPDNMMHMIAKKMTDEEIKAVSYRISMMK is encoded by the coding sequence ATGAAAAAAAAACTGCTGGCACTTTCACTAGCCCTGGCGTTTACCAGTACTTCAGGTATTTTACATGCAGAGAGCAGTATTAGTGCAGGAAAAGAAAAAGCGGCCGCCTGCGTCAGTTGTCACGGAGACAATGGTAACAGCATGGTATCAACATTCCCCAAGCTTGCACAGCAGCATTCTTCATACCTTATAAAACAGTTACAAGCCTTTAAAACCGGCACACGCAAAAATCCCATGATGTCAGCAATAGCGATGGGATTGACTGATGAAGACATGATTAATATCGCGGCATACTACGCGATACAAAAAGTGTCAGCAAACGAGCTACCGATTTTGGATGACGAAGACGACGATGAAAAACCTGCCACTGCAGAAGGCGAGAAAAAAGCAGATGCTAATGCGACGATTGATACCATTATTGCCCAAGGCAGTGACTTGTATCGTAATGGCGATTTAACCAGAGAAGTCTCCGCCTGTATTGCCTGTCATGGCCCGTTTGGTGAAGGTAACAAACCCGCAGCATTTCCGTTATTAAAATCACAACATGCTGATTATCTAATAAAAACACTCACTGACTTTAAATCTGGCGCTCGTAGTAATAACCCTGACAATATGATGCATATGATTGCCAAAAAAATGACTGATGAGGAAATCAAAGCGGTTTCTTATCGTATTTCAATGATGAAATAA
- a CDS encoding alpha-isopropylmalate synthase regulatory domain-containing protein produces MPTDSRTIQLMDTTLRDGEQTQGVSFTPTEKVHIAKALLQSLKVDRIEVASARVSQGEKEAVTNINQWAQQEGFVGCVEVLGFVDHTKSVDWILETGGGVINLLTKGSEKHCREQLGKTLAQHTDDVLKTVDYALEKGLKVNVYLEDWSNGYQDSPDYVYGLMDNLRHSGIKHFMLPDTLGVLSPEEVFNNLSDMCNRYPELQFDFHPHNDYGLATANVMAAVRAGVNSIHCTINCLGERAGNASLAEVAVVLRDKMNMQLSIDERHIVRISNMVENFSGKRVAANAPIIGADVFTQTAGIHADGDQKGGLYKTKLGPERFSRTRSYALGKMSGKASLKKNLEQLELDLSEENQKKVLERIVSLGDSKQTITTDDLPFIIADVLESKDYQHIKLLNCSITSGLDLESTASIRVNVNGSKHIASGSGNGGFDAFIDAINKVMKLHHYTLPALADYEVRIPRGGHTNALTECVITWDCGGSLRKTRAVHANQVFSGILAALKIINMQLHEFDTNPA; encoded by the coding sequence ATGCCCACCGATTCCAGAACCATTCAACTAATGGACACCACCTTGCGTGATGGTGAACAAACTCAAGGTGTCTCTTTTACGCCTACAGAAAAAGTACATATTGCCAAAGCCCTGTTACAGTCATTAAAGGTTGACCGGATTGAGGTTGCTTCTGCCCGGGTCTCTCAGGGCGAAAAAGAGGCGGTCACCAACATTAACCAATGGGCACAACAGGAAGGTTTCGTTGGTTGCGTTGAAGTACTTGGCTTTGTTGATCATACCAAAAGTGTTGACTGGATTTTGGAAACGGGTGGCGGGGTAATCAATTTACTGACCAAAGGCAGCGAAAAACATTGTCGTGAACAGTTGGGAAAAACACTGGCTCAGCATACTGACGATGTTCTGAAAACTGTTGATTATGCCTTGGAAAAAGGTCTGAAGGTTAATGTTTACCTTGAGGATTGGTCAAACGGTTATCAAGACAGTCCCGATTATGTTTATGGTTTAATGGATAATTTGCGGCATTCGGGTATCAAGCACTTCATGTTGCCCGACACACTGGGTGTTTTATCACCCGAAGAGGTATTTAATAACCTCAGCGATATGTGTAACCGCTATCCGGAATTACAATTTGATTTTCATCCCCATAATGATTACGGACTGGCAACGGCAAATGTCATGGCGGCTGTTCGGGCTGGTGTAAACTCTATACACTGTACCATTAATTGCCTGGGTGAACGGGCCGGTAATGCTTCACTTGCTGAAGTTGCGGTGGTATTGCGAGATAAGATGAATATGCAGTTATCTATTGATGAGAGGCATATTGTTCGTATCAGTAATATGGTTGAAAATTTTTCCGGAAAACGGGTTGCCGCTAATGCACCCATTATTGGTGCCGATGTCTTTACACAAACCGCAGGGATTCACGCTGATGGTGATCAAAAGGGCGGTTTATATAAAACCAAATTAGGCCCAGAACGCTTTTCTCGTACCCGAAGTTACGCTCTGGGTAAAATGAGTGGCAAAGCCTCATTGAAAAAAAATCTGGAACAGCTAGAACTTGATCTCTCTGAAGAAAATCAGAAAAAAGTGCTGGAACGAATTGTTAGTTTGGGCGACTCAAAACAGACCATCACCACAGATGATTTGCCTTTTATTATTGCCGATGTCCTGGAAAGTAAAGATTATCAACATATAAAATTGCTGAATTGCTCCATTACCAGTGGTCTTGATTTAGAGTCAACAGCCAGTATTCGTGTCAATGTCAACGGCTCCAAGCATATTGCTTCAGGTTCCGGTAATGGAGGTTTTGATGCTTTTATAGACGCCATTAACAAGGTGATGAAATTACATCACTATACCTTGCCGGCATTGGCTGATTATGAAGTCAGAATTCCAAGGGGCGGCCATACCAATGCTTTAACTGAGTGTGTGATTACCTGGGATTGCGGCGGGAGCTTACGTAAAACCCGTGCTGTACATGCTAATCAGGTTTTTTCCGGTATCTTGGCTGCGTTAAAAATTATTAATATGCAGTTGCATGAATTTGATACAAATCCTGCTTAA